A stretch of Microbacterium sp. LWH3-1.2 DNA encodes these proteins:
- a CDS encoding alkaline phosphatase family protein, protein MTGHGQHDDAEAGRVDGTETSGDSRAPGNADSSSRRDFLKLGGVAAAGLVVGGAVGAAAGAAIGHTIGYREGSVDFGALPPRSEPGFDHVVVLMGENRSFDNLLGWLYTPENLPEGAAFDGLAFGDYANTAPSGERVAVHAYTGPTDDVMARPDPDPGEEFPHVNTQLFGVVDPSDNAASQVGDMAAPFNAPPSGTAPTMAGFLHDYWNNLTRLRHGNQPTIDEASHIMGGFSPEQLPVLSTLAKGFAVFDAWFAAVPSQTYCNRSFFHASTSHGFVTNKHGGGYVKWLDAAPVPTIFNRLEDAGIAWKVYFDELQLVSLTGILHAPVLEKYWRTGRFGHMTEFFDDAKAGTLPAYAFIEPRLVYNHNDFHPPFGALRESEVDGSVVVDSAVSDVRAGEKLVADVYDAIKASATPDGSNAMNTLLLITFDEHGGTYDHVPPPAATPPVADDEPGEMGFAFDRLGVRVPTIAVSAYTRAGTIVHDEMHHAAVAATLARLHGLRPLTRRDAEARDLFSVVNLDTPRDPATWPAVHPMYVPPNPDEDELSDLKHGPHKDKPLSQPGRGLLGLLLARYAAAGAAEPETYAEAYDVLQKHGLGLFYPKKD, encoded by the coding sequence ATGACGGGGCATGGCCAGCACGACGACGCCGAGGCGGGGCGCGTCGACGGCACCGAGACGTCCGGCGACTCCCGCGCGCCCGGGAACGCGGACTCGAGCTCGCGTCGCGACTTCCTCAAGCTCGGCGGGGTCGCCGCCGCCGGCCTGGTGGTCGGGGGCGCAGTGGGAGCCGCGGCCGGCGCGGCCATCGGCCACACGATCGGCTATCGCGAAGGATCCGTCGACTTCGGCGCCCTCCCGCCGCGTTCGGAGCCCGGCTTCGACCACGTCGTCGTCCTCATGGGCGAGAACCGGTCCTTCGACAACCTCCTGGGGTGGCTCTACACCCCCGAGAACCTGCCCGAGGGCGCCGCGTTCGACGGGCTCGCGTTCGGCGACTACGCGAACACGGCACCCTCCGGCGAGCGCGTCGCGGTGCACGCGTACACGGGGCCGACAGATGACGTGATGGCGCGGCCCGACCCGGATCCCGGCGAGGAGTTCCCGCACGTCAACACGCAGCTGTTCGGCGTCGTCGATCCGAGCGACAACGCCGCGAGCCAGGTGGGCGACATGGCCGCGCCGTTCAATGCGCCCCCGTCCGGCACCGCGCCGACGATGGCCGGCTTCCTCCACGACTACTGGAACAACCTGACACGGCTGCGCCACGGCAACCAGCCGACCATCGACGAGGCGTCGCACATCATGGGCGGCTTCTCCCCCGAGCAGCTGCCGGTGCTGTCGACCCTCGCGAAAGGATTCGCGGTCTTCGACGCCTGGTTCGCCGCCGTGCCGTCGCAGACCTACTGCAACCGGTCGTTCTTCCACGCCTCCACATCGCACGGCTTCGTCACCAACAAGCACGGGGGCGGCTACGTCAAATGGCTCGACGCGGCGCCGGTGCCGACGATCTTCAACCGGCTCGAGGACGCCGGCATCGCGTGGAAGGTCTACTTCGACGAGCTGCAGCTGGTATCGCTCACAGGGATCCTGCACGCCCCGGTGCTGGAGAAGTACTGGCGGACGGGCCGCTTCGGGCATATGACGGAGTTCTTCGACGACGCCAAGGCGGGCACCCTCCCTGCGTACGCCTTCATCGAGCCGCGGCTGGTCTACAACCACAACGACTTCCACCCGCCGTTCGGTGCGCTCCGCGAGAGCGAGGTCGACGGCTCGGTCGTGGTCGACTCCGCCGTGTCGGACGTGCGGGCCGGCGAGAAACTCGTGGCCGACGTCTATGACGCGATCAAGGCCAGCGCGACCCCGGATGGCTCGAACGCGATGAACACGCTGCTGCTCATCACGTTCGATGAGCACGGCGGGACGTACGACCATGTGCCGCCGCCCGCGGCGACCCCGCCTGTCGCCGACGACGAGCCGGGCGAGATGGGGTTCGCTTTCGACCGTCTCGGCGTTCGCGTCCCGACGATCGCGGTGTCGGCCTACACGCGAGCCGGCACGATCGTGCACGACGAGATGCATCACGCGGCGGTCGCCGCGACGCTCGCTCGGCTGCACGGGCTGCGCCCGCTGACCCGGCGCGACGCCGAGGCGCGCGATCTGTTCTCGGTCGTGAACCTCGACACCCCCCGCGACCCGGCGACGTGGCCGGCGGTCCACCCGATGTACGTGCCGCCCAACCCCGACGAGGACGAGCTGAGCGACCTCAAGCACGGTCCCCACAAGGACAAGCCCCTCAGCCAGCCCGGACGCGGACTGCTCGGACTTCTGCTCGCCCGGTACGCGGCGGCCGGCGCCGCGGAGCCGGAAACGTATGCCGAGGCGTATGACGTGCTACAGAAACACGGCCTCGGGCTGTTCTATCCGAAGAAGGACTGA
- a CDS encoding alpha-ketoacid dehydrogenase subunit beta: MTQLTMAKAINEGLRRAMADDDKVLVMGEDIGKLGGVFRITDGLLDQFGAQRVIDTPLAEAGIMGTAVGLAFRGYRPVVEIQFDGFVYPAFDQIVCQVAKLHYRTRGNVKMPITIRIPWAGGVGAAEHHSESPEAYFVHTSGLRVIAVSNPQDAYVMLRQAIASDDPVVYFEPKRLYHAKGEVDLDVQLADAPPMGLARVAREGSDVTLLTYGSQVLTALDAATAAEDDGVSIEVIDLRSISPVDYRTVTASVRKTGRVVVTHEAAREAGVGAELIASVTERCFNYLEAAPQRVTGHDIPYPPAKLEKHHLPDLDRILDAVDRVMDRPNSLSGVLD, translated from the coding sequence ATGACGCAGCTGACGATGGCGAAGGCCATCAACGAAGGACTCCGCCGCGCGATGGCGGACGACGACAAGGTCCTCGTCATGGGGGAGGACATCGGCAAGCTCGGCGGTGTGTTCCGCATCACGGACGGCCTGCTCGACCAGTTCGGGGCCCAGCGCGTGATCGACACCCCGCTCGCCGAAGCGGGCATCATGGGCACCGCGGTCGGACTCGCGTTCCGCGGCTACCGTCCCGTCGTAGAGATCCAGTTCGACGGCTTCGTGTACCCCGCCTTCGACCAGATCGTGTGCCAGGTCGCGAAGCTGCATTACCGCACGCGCGGCAACGTGAAGATGCCGATCACGATCCGCATCCCGTGGGCAGGCGGCGTCGGCGCCGCCGAGCACCACTCGGAGTCGCCGGAGGCGTACTTCGTGCACACGTCGGGACTGCGCGTGATCGCGGTGTCGAACCCGCAGGACGCCTACGTCATGCTGCGGCAGGCGATCGCGTCCGACGACCCGGTGGTCTACTTCGAGCCGAAGCGGCTCTACCACGCCAAGGGCGAGGTCGACCTGGATGTCCAGCTTGCGGACGCCCCGCCGATGGGGCTCGCCCGCGTGGCCCGAGAGGGCAGCGACGTCACGCTCCTGACCTACGGCTCGCAGGTGCTGACGGCGCTGGATGCCGCGACCGCCGCCGAGGACGACGGCGTCTCGATCGAGGTCATCGACCTGCGCTCGATCTCGCCCGTGGACTACCGTACGGTGACCGCTTCCGTCCGCAAGACCGGCCGCGTCGTGGTCACCCACGAGGCCGCGCGCGAGGCGGGCGTCGGCGCCGAGCTCATCGCAAGCGTCACGGAGCGCTGCTTCAACTACCTCGAGGCGGCGCCGCAGCGCGTCACCGGGCACGACATCCCGTACCCGCCGGCGAAGCTCGAGAAGCACCACCTGCCCGACCTCGACCGGATCCTCGACGCCGTGGACCGCGTCATGGACCGGCCGAACAGCCTGAGCGGGGTGCTGGACTGA
- a CDS encoding EamA family transporter, whose translation MTASTTSLPVLAPGAAFGRSARMRTTGLVMGVASALAFSSSGPFIKPLLEAGWSLGAALLVRMGIAGLVLSPALFLAMKRQRGFLTRHWRLIVGFGLMPVLGCQLFFFSAMQRMPVAVALLIQYLAPVMLVAAVWARTRKRPSALVLWGSAVAMVGLVLVVDISGASFDLIGTLLALAAAVCVCAYFVISERTGDDLPPLALAASGLLTGAMVMGVLCFAGIMPFQAPAVDVVLAGVTVPWWMPLGWVAAIATTLGYALGVMAVPRIGSRVASFVGLSEVLFALMFAWIFLAEVPAPIQIAGGALILVGVVLVRADASSTGNPKGPAAMSPAAPAP comes from the coding sequence ATGACCGCCTCGACCACGTCCCTGCCCGTCCTCGCTCCCGGCGCGGCCTTCGGCAGGAGCGCGCGAATGCGCACGACCGGACTTGTGATGGGCGTGGCCTCGGCGCTGGCGTTCTCGTCGAGCGGACCGTTCATCAAGCCGCTCCTCGAGGCCGGGTGGTCGCTCGGTGCCGCCCTGCTCGTGCGCATGGGGATCGCGGGGCTGGTGCTCTCGCCGGCCCTGTTCCTGGCGATGAAGCGGCAGCGCGGCTTCCTGACGCGGCACTGGCGGCTCATCGTCGGCTTCGGCCTGATGCCGGTGCTCGGCTGCCAGCTCTTCTTCTTCTCTGCGATGCAGCGGATGCCGGTGGCCGTGGCCCTGCTGATCCAATATCTCGCGCCGGTCATGCTCGTGGCAGCGGTATGGGCGCGCACGCGCAAACGGCCGTCGGCGCTCGTGCTGTGGGGATCCGCGGTCGCGATGGTCGGCCTGGTGCTCGTCGTCGACATCTCGGGCGCCTCGTTCGACCTGATCGGCACGCTGCTCGCCCTCGCCGCGGCCGTATGCGTCTGCGCCTACTTCGTGATCTCCGAGCGGACGGGCGACGACCTGCCGCCGCTCGCGCTGGCCGCGAGCGGACTGCTCACGGGTGCGATGGTCATGGGCGTCCTGTGCTTCGCCGGGATCATGCCGTTCCAGGCTCCCGCGGTCGACGTGGTGCTCGCCGGGGTGACGGTCCCGTGGTGGATGCCGCTCGGCTGGGTCGCCGCGATCGCGACGACGCTCGGCTACGCCCTGGGCGTGATGGCGGTCCCGCGGATCGGCTCGCGCGTGGCGTCGTTCGTCGGGCTGTCGGAGGTGCTCTTCGCGCTCATGTTCGCGTGGATCTTCCTCGCCGAGGTGCCCGCGCCCATCCAGATCGCCGGCGGCGCGCTGATCCTGGTCGGCGTGGTGCTCGTGCGCGCGGACGCATCATCGACCGGCAACCCGAAAGGCCCGGCGGCTATGAGTCCCGCCGCGCCAGCTCCATGA
- a CDS encoding CGNR zinc finger domain-containing protein yields the protein MVFIHDTEQNLRAASYLVNTMPGFDGEDTLATLEDFEDYLRVNPYTGTIRRDETELAAVRAVRPRLRQLWEVDREGAVPLVNEMLRDGQALPRLVIHDDFDWHIHATSDDAPLATRILVEAALAFVDVIRADEYGRVRVCAADDCDGVYVDFSKNGSKRYCDTGNCGNRMNVNAYRRRKARETA from the coding sequence GTGGTTTTCATTCATGACACGGAGCAGAATCTGCGCGCCGCGTCGTACCTCGTCAACACGATGCCCGGCTTCGACGGCGAAGACACCCTGGCGACGCTGGAGGACTTCGAGGACTACCTCAGGGTCAACCCCTACACGGGCACGATCCGCCGCGACGAGACGGAGCTGGCAGCCGTCCGCGCCGTCCGGCCGCGGCTGCGCCAACTGTGGGAGGTCGACCGGGAGGGCGCCGTCCCGCTGGTGAACGAGATGCTCCGAGACGGGCAGGCGCTCCCCCGCCTCGTGATCCACGACGACTTCGACTGGCACATCCACGCCACGAGCGACGACGCGCCGCTGGCGACGCGCATCCTGGTGGAGGCGGCGCTCGCCTTCGTGGACGTCATCCGCGCCGACGAATACGGCCGGGTGCGCGTCTGCGCGGCCGACGACTGCGACGGGGTGTACGTCGACTTCTCGAAGAACGGCTCCAAGCGCTACTGCGACACGGGCAACTGCGGCAACCGCATGAACGTCAACGCGTATCGGCGTCGGAAGGCGCGAGAAACCGCGTGA
- a CDS encoding Lrp/AsnC family transcriptional regulator, whose product MSALDHVDLELLAALSADPRATVVALAERLGLSRNTVQARMSRLEKAGVFLSYERAISSASLGFPIEAFISVIVRQADLPRIAVELARVPEVVQAHGLSGQVDLLVRVACRDTQHLFDTDARILAIEGVERTETSLVMGEVIAHRVTPLMELARRDS is encoded by the coding sequence ATGAGTGCCCTCGATCACGTCGACCTGGAGCTGCTCGCAGCGCTCTCCGCCGACCCGCGCGCGACCGTCGTCGCACTCGCCGAACGACTCGGCCTCTCGCGCAACACCGTCCAGGCGCGCATGTCGCGGCTGGAGAAGGCGGGGGTCTTCCTGTCGTACGAGCGAGCCATCTCGTCCGCCTCTCTCGGGTTCCCCATCGAGGCCTTCATCAGCGTCATCGTGCGGCAGGCCGACCTCCCCCGGATCGCCGTCGAGCTCGCCCGCGTCCCCGAGGTCGTGCAGGCCCACGGACTCTCGGGTCAGGTGGATCTGCTGGTGCGGGTCGCGTGCCGCGACACCCAGCACCTGTTCGACACCGACGCCCGAATCCTCGCCATCGAGGGCGTCGAGCGCACCGAGACGTCACTCGTCATGGGCGAGGTCATCGCCCACCGCGTGACGCCGCTCATGGAGCTGGCGCGGCGGGACTCATAG
- a CDS encoding alpha/beta fold hydrolase, whose product MTAPNPYAPLLDEIPVERREVGVLGGTTAYWTYGPADAEATIVAVHGFRGEHHGLEPVVAHLPRVRVISPDLPGFGETAPVPGRTHDLDLYADWLRAFTAAVAPAAVVLGHSFGSIVVSAAVAGGLETPRVILVNPIGAPALEGPRGILTRLAVFYYWAGAKLPKGLGEALLRNSLIVRAMSVSMAKTKDSGIRRFVHDQHDTYFSRFADRDVLRDAFVASVSNDVRAFAPRIAQPTLLVAAVRDDITPIEAERELATMFPHAELVEIPDVGHLIHYETPAPAADAITRFLAPSDADTR is encoded by the coding sequence GTGACCGCGCCCAACCCGTACGCCCCGCTCCTCGACGAGATCCCTGTCGAGCGGCGCGAGGTCGGTGTGCTGGGCGGGACGACGGCGTATTGGACCTACGGGCCCGCCGACGCCGAGGCGACCATCGTCGCCGTGCACGGGTTCCGCGGCGAGCACCACGGGCTCGAGCCCGTCGTCGCGCACCTGCCGCGCGTGCGGGTGATCTCGCCGGACCTGCCTGGCTTCGGGGAGACGGCTCCCGTTCCCGGGCGCACCCACGACCTCGACCTGTATGCGGACTGGCTGCGCGCGTTCACCGCGGCCGTCGCACCCGCAGCGGTGGTCCTCGGCCATTCGTTCGGATCGATCGTCGTCTCGGCCGCGGTCGCCGGTGGCCTCGAGACGCCGCGTGTGATCCTCGTGAACCCGATCGGCGCTCCGGCGCTCGAAGGTCCGCGGGGCATCCTCACGCGTCTCGCGGTCTTCTACTACTGGGCCGGCGCGAAGCTCCCGAAGGGCCTGGGAGAGGCGCTGCTGCGCAACAGCCTCATCGTTCGTGCGATGAGCGTCTCGATGGCGAAGACCAAGGACTCCGGCATCCGTCGATTCGTGCACGACCAGCACGACACCTACTTCTCGCGCTTCGCGGACCGCGACGTGCTGCGCGACGCCTTCGTCGCGTCGGTGTCGAACGACGTGCGCGCGTTCGCTCCGCGCATCGCACAGCCGACGCTGCTGGTGGCCGCCGTCAGGGACGACATCACGCCCATCGAGGCCGAGCGGGAGCTCGCGACGATGTTCCCGCACGCGGAGCTCGTCGAGATCCCCGACGTCGGCCACCTCATCCACTACGAGACGCCGGCGCCTGCCGCCGACGCGATCACGCGGTTTCTCGCGCCTTCCGACGCCGATACGCGTTGA
- a CDS encoding type B 50S ribosomal protein L31, whose amino-acid sequence MKTDLHPDYQAVVFRDLGSGETFLTRSTVTSDKTIELDGVEYPVIDVEISSASHPFYTGKQRIMDSAGRVEKFNQRFKNFGGSK is encoded by the coding sequence ATGAAGACTGACCTCCACCCGGACTACCAGGCCGTCGTGTTCCGTGACCTCGGCTCGGGCGAGACGTTCCTCACCCGCTCGACGGTGACCAGCGACAAGACGATCGAGCTCGACGGCGTCGAGTACCCCGTCATCGACGTCGAGATCTCGTCGGCCTCGCACCCGTTCTACACGGGCAAGCAGCGCATCATGGACTCGGCCGGTCGTGTCGAGAAGTTCAACCAGCGCTTCAAGAACTTCGGCGGCTCCAAGTAA
- a CDS encoding dihydrolipoamide acetyltransferase family protein, whose amino-acid sequence MVQDFTLPDLGEGLPEAELVQWLVAVGDKVTLNQTIAEVETAKAVVELPSPYAGTITALHAEAGDVVAVGSVLISFDIGGTDAAPSAPAAEARSSATEVSSSAPSESAKSEPNLVGYGAAPTGAGRPQRRARVAGAVAAASDTAVLEAAPHDAIQFADVVERPVERPRSTPPVRQFAKQLGIDLALVEASGASGVITRADVEAYATRVGAATTTAPVAAEPVETFEMPTPAVAGERTTRTPIRGVRRMTADAMVRSAFTAPHVTTFLTVDVTATSELIASLKRDRHLQEHRIGIMAVAAKAVCLALGRHPGLNSKWDDEAGEIVEHHYVNLGIAAATGRGLVVPNIRDAHDLTLVELADAIRGLAETARAGRTAPADMMGGTFSITNVGVFGVDAGTPIINPGEAGILALGAVRRQPWEHHGEIALRDVMTLALSFDHRLVDGEQGSRFLVDVADILREPGRAMLLR is encoded by the coding sequence GTGGTGCAGGACTTCACGCTCCCCGACCTCGGAGAAGGCCTCCCCGAGGCCGAGCTCGTGCAGTGGCTTGTCGCCGTCGGCGACAAGGTCACCCTCAACCAGACGATCGCGGAGGTCGAGACGGCCAAGGCCGTCGTCGAGCTGCCGTCGCCGTACGCCGGCACCATCACGGCGCTCCACGCAGAAGCGGGCGACGTCGTCGCGGTCGGCTCGGTGCTGATCTCCTTCGACATCGGCGGTACGGATGCTGCGCCCTCGGCGCCCGCCGCGGAGGCTCGGAGCTCCGCTACCGAGGTCTCCTCGAGCGCGCCGTCCGAATCGGCGAAGTCCGAGCCCAACCTCGTGGGCTACGGCGCCGCGCCGACGGGGGCCGGGCGCCCGCAGCGTCGCGCCCGTGTCGCAGGCGCCGTGGCCGCAGCATCCGACACCGCCGTCCTCGAGGCGGCTCCGCACGATGCGATCCAGTTCGCGGATGTGGTGGAGCGTCCGGTGGAGCGCCCGCGTTCGACGCCTCCGGTGCGCCAGTTCGCGAAGCAGCTGGGCATCGATCTCGCGCTCGTCGAGGCGAGCGGGGCGTCGGGCGTCATCACCCGCGCCGACGTCGAGGCGTACGCCACTCGCGTGGGTGCGGCGACGACGACCGCACCCGTTGCGGCCGAGCCTGTCGAGACGTTCGAGATGCCGACGCCGGCCGTGGCGGGGGAGCGCACGACCCGAACGCCGATCCGCGGGGTGCGGCGCATGACCGCCGACGCCATGGTGCGCAGCGCCTTCACGGCGCCGCACGTCACGACCTTCCTGACGGTCGACGTGACCGCCACGAGCGAGCTCATCGCCTCGTTGAAGCGCGACCGCCACCTGCAGGAGCACCGGATCGGCATCATGGCGGTCGCCGCGAAGGCGGTGTGCCTCGCGCTGGGGCGCCATCCCGGCCTCAACTCGAAGTGGGACGACGAGGCGGGTGAGATCGTCGAGCACCACTACGTGAACCTCGGCATCGCTGCGGCAACGGGGCGCGGTCTCGTGGTGCCCAACATCCGCGATGCCCACGACCTCACCCTGGTCGAGCTGGCCGACGCCATCCGCGGTCTCGCGGAGACCGCCCGCGCGGGCAGGACGGCGCCGGCCGACATGATGGGCGGCACCTTCTCGATCACCAACGTGGGCGTGTTCGGCGTGGATGCGGGGACGCCGATCATCAATCCGGGGGAGGCCGGCATCCTCGCGCTCGGTGCGGTACGGCGCCAGCCATGGGAGCATCACGGCGAGATCGCGCTGCGCGACGTCATGACTCTCGCGCTGTCATTCGACCACCGGCTGGTCGACGGCGAGCAGGGATCGCGGTTCCTCGTGGACGTCGCGGACATCCTCCGTGAGCCGGGGCGGGCGATGCTGCTGCGCTGA
- a CDS encoding ABC transporter ATP-binding protein, translating into MPQVLEFSDVVVRRNSRNIVDHLDWTINDDERWVVLGPNGAGKTTVLQMADTLLHPTSGVVTILGERLGRTDVFDLRPRIGFASSAMARRVPPEETVLNVVLTAAYSVLGRWREDYEDIDERRALRVLAEWKLDHLADRTFGTLSDGEQKRVQIARAVMTDPELLLLDEPTASLDLGAREELLILLGGYAQAPTTPAMIMVTHHVEEIPLGFTHVLLLRDGQAVAAGHIRETLTAEALTDTFGVPIRLSEEGGRYAARAAH; encoded by the coding sequence ATGCCCCAGGTGCTCGAGTTCTCCGACGTCGTCGTCCGCCGAAACTCCCGGAACATCGTCGATCACCTGGACTGGACGATCAACGACGACGAGCGCTGGGTGGTCCTCGGCCCCAACGGTGCCGGCAAGACCACGGTGCTCCAGATGGCAGACACGCTGCTGCACCCCACGTCCGGCGTCGTGACCATCCTGGGGGAGCGCCTCGGGCGCACCGACGTCTTCGACCTGCGGCCCCGGATCGGGTTCGCCTCGTCGGCGATGGCGCGTCGCGTGCCGCCGGAGGAGACCGTCCTCAACGTCGTCCTGACCGCGGCGTACTCGGTGCTCGGCCGCTGGCGCGAAGACTACGAGGACATCGACGAGCGCCGCGCGCTGCGCGTGCTGGCGGAGTGGAAGCTCGACCACCTCGCCGACCGCACGTTCGGCACCCTCAGCGACGGCGAGCAGAAGCGGGTCCAGATCGCCCGTGCCGTGATGACCGACCCCGAGCTGCTGCTCCTCGACGAGCCGACGGCCAGTCTCGACCTCGGCGCCCGCGAAGAGCTCCTCATCCTGCTCGGCGGCTACGCGCAGGCACCCACGACGCCCGCGATGATCATGGTCACGCACCACGTCGAAGAGATCCCCCTCGGATTCACCCACGTGCTGCTGCTTCGCGACGGCCAGGCGGTGGCGGCCGGTCACATCCGCGAGACCCTGACCGCCGAGGCCCTGACCGACACCTTCGGAGTTCCGATCCGCCTCAGCGAAGAGGGCGGTCGATACGCCGCCCGCGCCGCGCACTGA
- the pdhA gene encoding pyruvate dehydrogenase (acetyl-transferring) E1 component subunit alpha: protein MTMTHTLTPPADLATDIEDVARLLTPDGERVADPELDRWVADVDAATLRGLYRDMVLLRRIDTEGVALQRQGQLGLWPPCQGQEATQIGTVRAMRADDFAFPSYRETGVVYARGGKPADFVLAWRGEEHSTYNPYDINTATQQIIIGAQALHAVGYAMGVQRDGTDQVSVAYFGDGASSQGDVNEAMVFASSFRAPVVFVCTNNQWAISEPVTVQAKFPIAGRAPGFGIPSMRVDGNDVLACFAAMRWALDNARRGNGPAFIEAVTYRMGPHTTSDDPTRYRDKEEVEKWRRRDPIARVEALLRSRGEFDGAFVASVEADADALAASVREAAMTARTRDPLTVLDNVYAEPHSGLAEQRERFGAYLDGFAPAAEGV from the coding sequence ATGACGATGACGCACACCCTGACACCCCCAGCGGATCTCGCGACCGACATCGAGGATGTCGCGCGACTGCTGACCCCCGACGGCGAGCGCGTCGCCGACCCCGAGCTGGATCGCTGGGTGGCCGACGTCGACGCCGCGACATTGCGCGGCCTGTACCGAGACATGGTGCTCCTGCGGCGCATCGACACCGAGGGTGTCGCGCTGCAGCGTCAAGGCCAGCTCGGCCTGTGGCCGCCGTGTCAGGGCCAGGAGGCGACGCAGATCGGCACCGTCCGCGCCATGCGCGCCGACGACTTCGCGTTCCCGAGCTACCGCGAGACCGGCGTCGTGTACGCCCGCGGCGGCAAGCCCGCCGACTTCGTGCTGGCGTGGCGCGGCGAGGAGCACTCGACCTACAACCCCTACGACATCAACACCGCGACGCAGCAGATCATCATCGGCGCGCAGGCGCTGCACGCGGTCGGTTACGCGATGGGTGTGCAGCGCGACGGCACCGACCAGGTGTCGGTCGCCTACTTCGGCGACGGCGCATCCAGCCAGGGCGACGTCAACGAGGCGATGGTCTTCGCATCCTCCTTCCGCGCTCCCGTGGTGTTCGTGTGCACCAACAACCAGTGGGCGATCTCCGAGCCCGTCACTGTGCAGGCGAAGTTCCCGATCGCCGGCCGGGCGCCGGGTTTCGGCATTCCCAGCATGCGCGTCGACGGCAACGACGTGCTGGCGTGCTTCGCGGCGATGCGCTGGGCCCTCGACAACGCGCGCCGCGGCAACGGCCCCGCGTTCATCGAGGCGGTCACGTACCGCATGGGCCCGCACACCACGTCAGACGACCCGACGCGCTACCGCGACAAGGAGGAGGTCGAGAAGTGGCGCCGCCGCGACCCGATCGCGCGCGTCGAGGCGCTGCTGCGGTCGCGCGGCGAGTTCGACGGGGCGTTCGTGGCGAGTGTCGAGGCCGACGCAGACGCCCTCGCGGCGTCGGTGCGCGAGGCGGCGATGACCGCCCGCACCCGCGACCCCCTCACCGTGCTCGACAACGTCTACGCCGAACCCCATTCGGGCCTCGCCGAGCAGCGCGAGCGGTTCGGCGCGTACCTCGACGGGTTCGCCCCGGCCGCCGAGGGGGTGTGA
- a CDS encoding exonuclease domain-containing protein, whose product MSRPHPEQLPLWDVPDWVRMVGVFDLETTGIDVTADRIVTAHVGLLDASGRLMRAHDWLADPGVEIPESASAIHGISTARARADGRPAGEVVGEVVAAVSALLDAGVPVVAYNAPFDFSLLKHESLRHGVTPIENPSPVIDPLVVDKAYDRWRKGKRTLEVVAAHYAVPLEAAHEASADAVAAGRVAQALAECFAPWLPETVHELHTRQIGWARAQAESLTEYFIRIGRLDPDDRLDGRWPIR is encoded by the coding sequence ATGAGCCGCCCGCACCCCGAACAGTTGCCGCTGTGGGATGTGCCGGACTGGGTACGCATGGTGGGCGTCTTCGACCTCGAGACAACGGGCATCGATGTCACCGCCGACCGCATCGTGACGGCCCACGTGGGTCTGCTCGACGCCTCGGGCCGCCTCATGCGTGCACACGACTGGCTCGCCGACCCCGGCGTCGAGATCCCCGAGAGCGCGAGTGCGATCCACGGCATCTCGACGGCGCGCGCACGCGCAGACGGCCGGCCGGCCGGCGAGGTCGTCGGCGAAGTGGTCGCGGCGGTGAGCGCGCTGCTGGACGCAGGCGTCCCGGTCGTCGCGTACAACGCGCCGTTCGACTTCTCGCTGCTCAAACACGAGTCGCTGCGGCACGGCGTCACGCCGATCGAGAACCCGTCGCCCGTCATCGACCCTCTCGTGGTCGACAAGGCATACGACCGGTGGCGCAAGGGCAAGCGCACCCTCGAGGTGGTCGCGGCCCACTACGCCGTGCCGCTGGAGGCCGCGCACGAGGCGTCGGCCGACGCAGTGGCAGCGGGCCGCGTCGCCCAGGCGCTCGCCGAGTGCTTCGCGCCGTGGCTGCCCGAGACCGTGCACGAACTGCACACGCGCCAGATCGGCTGGGCCCGGGCGCAAGCCGAGAGCCTCACCGAGTACTTCATCCGCATCGGGCGACTCGACCCCGACGACCGGCTCGACGGGCGCTGGCCCATCCGCTGA